In Malus sylvestris chromosome 16, drMalSylv7.2, whole genome shotgun sequence, the following are encoded in one genomic region:
- the LOC126608486 gene encoding galactokinase-like, which yields MAQMANHEELPIPIHDTLDAVYGDSSQLDEARLRFHRLKSKFQQVFGHPPQLFARSPGRVNLIGEHIDYEGYSVLPMAIRQDTIVAIRKCDDGDTEKVLRIANFNDKYQICTYPADPTQEIDLKNRRWGHYFICGYKGFYEFAKSKGENVGSVGLDVLIDGAVPTGSGLSSSAALVCASTIAIMAAFDMNFPKKVVAQLTCDCERHIGTQSGGMDQAISVMAKTGFAELIDFNPVRATDVQLPAGGTFVVANSLAVSQKAVTAATNYNNRVVECRLAAIVLGIKLGMKPQEAISSVKTLSDVEGLCISFASTCGATDPVVAVKENLKEEPYTAGEIEEILRESLPSILKDSSSSLDVLNVAKNFKLSQRASHVYSEAKRVHAFKDTVSSTVSDEDKLKKLGDLMNDSHYSCSVLYECSCPELEELVNICRENGALGARLTGAGWGGCAVALVKDSIVPQFILNLKERFYQSRIDRGVINNNDLGLYVFASKPSSGAAIFKF from the exons ATGGCACAAATGGCAAACCACGAAGAACTCCCCATCCCAATTCACGACACCCTCGACGCCGTCTACGGCGACTCCTCCCAACTCGACGAGGCCCGGCTCCGATTCCACCGGCTGAAGTCCAAGTTCCAGCAGGTTTTCGGTCACCCTCCCCAACTCTTCGCTCGCTCTCCAG GGAGAGTGAACTTGATCGGAGAGCACATAGACTACGAGGGCTACTCGGTGCTGCCGATGGCCATACGACAGGACACCATTGTCGCAATTCGGAAGTGCGACGACGGAGACACCGAGAAAGTTCTCAGAATCGCCAATTTCAACGACAAGTACCAAATTTGCACTTATCCCGCCGACCCGACCCAG GAAATTGACTTGAAGAATCGCAGATGGGGGCACTATTTCATTTGTGG GTACAAAGGTTTTTACGAATTTGCCAAATCGAAGGGAGAAAATGTTGGATCAGTTGGACTTGATGTTCTTATTGATGGAGCAGTTCCTACAG GCTCCGGACTATCGAGCTCTGCTGCATTAGTTTGTGCTTCTACGATTGCGATAATGGCTGCTTTTGATATGAATTTCCCCAAG AAAGTAGTTGCCCAACTTACATGTGATTGTGAGCGTCACATTGGCACACAATCTGGTGGAATGGATCAG GCAATCTCTGTGATGGCCAAGACTGGGTTTGCAGAACTAATTGATTTCAACCCTGTTCGTGCTACTGATGTGCAACTTCCGGCTGGTGGGACTTTTGTTGTGGCCAATTCTTTGGCAGTTTCTCAGAAAGCAGTAACTGCTGCCACAAATTACAATAACCGAGTTGTTGAATGTCGTCTGGCTGCT ATTGTGCTTGGGATAAAGTTGGGGATGAAACCGCAAGAGGCAATATCAAGTGTCAAAACTCTTTCCGACGTTGAAGGGTTGTGCATATCATTTGCTAGTACTTGTGGGGCAACAGATCCTGTCGTGGCTGTAAAG GAGAATTTAAAAGAAGAACCTTATACAGCTGGGGAAATAGAGGAAATCCTTAGGGAGAGTCTGCCTTCTATCTTGAAAGATTCCTCGTCTTCTTTGGATGTTTTGAACGTTGCAAAGAACTTCAAGTTATCTCAG AGAGCCTCCCATGTGTACTCTGAAGCCAAGCGGGTACATGCTTTCAAGGACACCGTCTCATCAACAGTAAG TGATGAGGATAAGCTAAAGAAGCTTGGGGATCTTATGAATGATAGCCACTACAGCTGCAGTGTGTTATATGAGTGCAG CTGTCCGGAGTTGGAAGAACTTGTAAATATTTGTCGGGAGAATGGTGCTCTTGGGGCAAGGCTTACGGGAGCTGGATGGGGCGGCTGTGCAGTTGCTTTGGTAAAAGATAGTATCGTCCCACAATTTATCCTCAACTTAAAG GAACGCTTCTACCAGTCGCGAATTGACAGAGGCGTCATAAACAATAACGATCTCGGCCTATATGTTTTTGCTTCCAAGCCGTCGAGCGGCGCTGCTATCTTCAAGTTTTAG